In Candidatus Cohnella colombiensis, one DNA window encodes the following:
- a CDS encoding DUF1697 domain-containing protein, with protein sequence MSIYVALLRGINVGGHNKIAMADLRRMFDSIGLNRVQTYIQSGNVLFESAYDEEKLCSLIEQGIRETFGYSISVILRSAKQLRAVAERLPFSEEALVAATAASEFETLYIAFLGGIPSEESVAKVMSYRLAGEDVQVIGRELYFLSARSIRDSKLMNHIQKLDVPATARNWKTLNKLIELTDAMQH encoded by the coding sequence GTGTCAATCTATGTAGCGCTGTTACGAGGCATTAATGTAGGTGGACATAACAAGATTGCGATGGCAGATTTGAGACGTATGTTTGACTCGATCGGTTTGAATCGCGTTCAAACGTATATTCAAAGTGGTAATGTACTGTTCGAATCGGCCTACGATGAAGAGAAGCTATGTTCACTTATCGAACAGGGAATACGAGAGACATTCGGATACTCCATCTCAGTCATATTAAGATCAGCTAAGCAGTTAAGAGCGGTAGCTGAGCGTTTGCCGTTCTCTGAGGAAGCGCTCGTTGCTGCAACAGCTGCTTCGGAATTTGAAACTCTTTATATTGCGTTCCTAGGCGGGATTCCGTCGGAGGAAAGCGTTGCAAAGGTAATGTCTTATCGACTAGCTGGAGAGGACGTTCAAGTCATTGGACGCGAGCTTTACTTCCTGTCTGCTCGAAGTATACGCGATTCGAAGCTAATGAATCATATTCAGAAGCTCGATGTGCCAGCTACTGCGCGAAATTGGAAAACATTAAACAAGCTCATTGAATTAACTGACGCTATGCAACACTAA
- a CDS encoding copper amine oxidase N-terminal domain-containing protein: protein MKKVILTGLIFILAFMCMGAVASASGSSESVDAVLNNKLQFKIDGAEWTPTAAPISYNGTTYLPVRAISVALGLDIKFEASTNSIIIVNGKNSNEASATTTNSTADARNLPIKATLNRSLKFQINGESWTPTADPISYKNTTYLPVRALSNALGLDIKFNPASNLIAIQNGEGTNTPVSKNIKPLFETQYESGGYTLHTGSSNKLTFNGKKYSKALYSDTPYVNMYVYPKGAYSTLTLHIASMEQAIVKFKNDKDEVLKSVTIPKGKLSPVELDVSKIKDDHYVTVSVVPFYNNHDEGAVYIFDTSFYSNEPVGKAVIPDFPKTLALFDSQYEIGGYTANTSESSKIEFNGQKYDKVLHSPGEWVNFYIYPKGEYKTFVLQIAATEDSIVVFRDEKDTIFKTATIVKNEVTAIELDVSKFTGEKYVTIHVKPANDGFEGEVYVFDTSTYK from the coding sequence TTGAAAAAAGTTATACTTACTGGTTTAATTTTTATTTTAGCTTTCATGTGCATGGGTGCTGTGGCAAGCGCATCCGGTTCGAGTGAATCGGTTGACGCGGTATTAAACAACAAGCTGCAATTCAAAATTGATGGGGCGGAATGGACACCAACAGCCGCACCTATCAGCTATAATGGAACGACCTATTTACCCGTAAGAGCAATCTCTGTCGCGCTTGGATTAGATATTAAATTCGAAGCCTCAACCAATTCCATCATTATCGTTAATGGTAAGAACAGTAACGAAGCTAGTGCAACAACCACGAATTCGACAGCAGACGCTCGAAACTTACCTATTAAAGCGACATTGAACAGAAGCTTAAAATTCCAAATCAATGGCGAGAGCTGGACCCCTACAGCAGATCCAATCAGCTACAAGAACACGACCTACTTGCCAGTGCGTGCACTTTCGAATGCACTCGGTCTTGATATCAAATTCAACCCCGCTTCCAATCTGATTGCGATTCAGAACGGTGAGGGAACGAATACACCTGTATCAAAAAATATAAAACCATTATTCGAAACCCAATATGAGTCTGGAGGCTACACGCTTCATACCGGTAGCTCGAATAAACTCACATTCAACGGCAAGAAGTATAGCAAAGCGCTCTACTCTGACACTCCATATGTGAATATGTACGTTTATCCTAAGGGTGCATATTCCACTTTGACACTTCACATCGCAAGCATGGAGCAAGCGATCGTGAAATTTAAGAATGACAAAGACGAAGTACTAAAGTCGGTTACGATTCCGAAAGGAAAACTGTCACCGGTTGAGCTTGATGTTAGTAAAATCAAAGATGACCACTATGTGACTGTTTCTGTTGTCCCATTTTACAACAATCACGATGAGGGTGCGGTCTACATCTTCGATACCTCATTCTACAGCAACGAGCCCGTTGGCAAAGCGGTCATTCCTGATTTTCCAAAGACATTAGCCTTATTCGATTCACAATACGAGATTGGCGGTTATACAGCAAACACAAGTGAGTCAAGCAAAATCGAATTCAATGGGCAAAAATATGATAAAGTGTTGCATTCGCCAGGTGAATGGGTAAACTTCTACATTTATCCAAAGGGCGAGTATAAAACGTTCGTTCTACAAATCGCAGCCACAGAAGATTCAATTGTCGTATTTAGAGATGAGAAAGACACAATATTTAAAACGGCAACCATCGTGAAAAATGAAGTAACTGCTATCGAGCTTGATGTGAGCAAGTTTACGGGAGAAAAGTATGTAACCATCCACGTAAAACCTGCGAACGATGGTTTTGAAGGAGAAGTATACGTATTCGATACTTCGACCTATAAATAA
- a CDS encoding ATP-binding protein, whose product MEMQGDYSNKEDFMLISDLLNHTQRSAFVGRSSELNALMELLNSDLHAWKMLNLHGPGGIGKTTLLRMFAEEVGNSRCIYIPSHMGQPTPEHFVYLISRELESNELHHKFDKSYNLLMKQKQLSTLLAQKAEEVGGLIILVDAFDHWADLDNWFREEWLPSLSSKVKWCLTSREPLGGAWKKSGWNQLMNQLELLPLTTSEVRQFIKRIGITELSIARKMHHVSGGIPLSLSIACDIVDKHGIDDIEQRLSKQAMFGDIFEEWVQGQAEHEFIELLEAACVLWRFDQELLEAVLQRSISVMQFRDFCNKSFVTRYRNDWRLQDLIRQLVMDDLNRRKPAQYTEYRMRALEEIQKRERFADDGMSEWIVDKINLLEHDFIRNLSYQHDNEIMLNTCTLSDLDQVEALYSSYMEKHIKFYPNDPHLLKHIRPLWNAAPSSYYGIWMKKRMVAFCVVVPLNEATVAVLQQSPITAPLTSCYVKGQSQYAIPFAGMDMDLEYEISGALAKSLSMLLNLDAQIVNLLSEPMWVDLLRLIGYERAEWADGWSEDGVHYKGFHIDLRGELLSNRIDRLLSIRELSREQMRQEADAEPTISLDDTVRLVKQLLKNFGRLPYESNRYKELYSFLNGSGSGRSDEQMALHLQQWVVQEVEGLEVGKQSTELYGKLLRYAYIQKIGTHEIVAERLNLTVPTYYRYLHSATRKLALLLRHSSSLINEDTARE is encoded by the coding sequence ATGGAAATGCAGGGTGATTACAGCAACAAGGAGGATTTCATGCTCATCTCTGATCTGCTCAATCATACTCAAAGATCTGCTTTTGTTGGTCGCTCTTCTGAGCTTAATGCATTAATGGAGCTATTAAATAGCGATCTTCATGCATGGAAAATGTTGAATTTGCACGGTCCTGGCGGCATAGGGAAGACGACGTTGCTACGTATGTTCGCAGAGGAGGTTGGCAATTCACGTTGTATTTATATACCTAGCCACATGGGACAGCCAACGCCTGAGCATTTTGTATATTTGATATCTCGAGAACTTGAATCTAATGAACTTCATCATAAGTTTGACAAGAGCTATAACCTGCTGATGAAGCAAAAACAGCTATCTACGCTTCTAGCTCAAAAAGCGGAAGAAGTTGGAGGGCTGATTATTTTAGTAGATGCTTTCGATCATTGGGCGGATCTCGATAATTGGTTTAGAGAAGAGTGGCTGCCTTCATTGTCGTCCAAGGTAAAGTGGTGTCTCACTAGTCGAGAGCCGCTTGGCGGTGCATGGAAAAAAAGTGGCTGGAACCAGCTAATGAATCAGTTGGAACTGCTTCCATTAACGACGAGTGAAGTACGCCAATTTATTAAACGTATCGGCATTACTGAATTGTCGATTGCTCGCAAAATGCACCATGTATCTGGTGGGATCCCACTTTCCTTATCGATCGCTTGCGATATCGTAGACAAGCATGGAATCGACGATATTGAACAGCGGTTATCAAAACAAGCGATGTTCGGAGATATTTTTGAAGAATGGGTTCAGGGTCAGGCTGAGCATGAGTTTATCGAGTTGCTTGAGGCTGCTTGCGTACTATGGCGGTTCGATCAAGAGCTGCTGGAAGCGGTACTTCAGCGTTCAATATCAGTGATGCAATTTAGAGATTTCTGCAATAAGTCGTTTGTTACCCGCTACCGTAATGATTGGCGGTTACAAGATCTTATCCGTCAGTTGGTGATGGATGACCTTAATCGTCGAAAGCCTGCACAATATACGGAATATCGTATGCGTGCGCTGGAAGAGATTCAGAAGCGAGAACGCTTTGCGGATGACGGAATGTCGGAATGGATTGTAGATAAGATCAATTTACTTGAACATGATTTTATCCGAAATTTATCGTATCAACATGACAATGAAATCATGCTTAACACCTGCACACTTTCCGATCTTGATCAGGTCGAAGCGCTTTATAGTTCCTATATGGAGAAACACATCAAGTTCTATCCCAATGATCCGCATTTGTTGAAGCATATCCGCCCTCTCTGGAATGCTGCGCCATCGTCCTACTATGGGATTTGGATGAAGAAACGGATGGTTGCTTTCTGTGTCGTTGTACCTTTGAACGAAGCGACGGTTGCCGTGCTGCAACAGAGTCCAATAACAGCCCCCTTAACGTCGTGCTATGTGAAGGGACAGTCGCAATATGCAATTCCGTTTGCCGGGATGGATATGGATCTAGAGTATGAGATAAGTGGGGCGTTAGCTAAGTCACTATCCATGTTGCTTAATCTCGATGCTCAGATTGTCAATCTTTTGTCTGAACCGATGTGGGTCGACCTACTACGCTTGATCGGCTATGAACGTGCAGAATGGGCAGACGGATGGTCGGAGGATGGGGTGCACTACAAAGGATTTCATATCGATTTACGTGGTGAGCTACTTTCGAATCGTATTGATCGCCTCTTATCAATTAGAGAGTTAAGTAGGGAACAAATGAGACAGGAAGCTGATGCTGAGCCAACAATATCATTGGACGACACAGTGAGATTAGTGAAGCAGCTTTTGAAAAATTTCGGTCGATTACCCTATGAATCAAATCGGTATAAGGAGCTATATTCATTTCTTAACGGATCTGGAAGTGGACGTTCCGATGAGCAGATGGCATTGCACTTACAGCAATGGGTTGTTCAAGAGGTTGAAGGATTAGAAGTTGGTAAACAGAGCACAGAGTTATATGGGAAGCTGCTTCGTTATGCTTATATACAAAAAATCGGCACTCATGAGATTGTCGCAGAACGACTGAATCTCACAGTACCGACTTATTATCGTTATTTACATTCAGCTACGCGTAAACTAGCTTTGCTGCTGCGGCATTCGAGCTCTCTCATAAATGAGGATACAGCTCGCGAATAG
- a CDS encoding class I mannose-6-phosphate isomerase, with amino-acid sequence MNNTKPYPLHFKPEFKERVWGGRALERFGFDVPQGAIGEGWMIADHPNGISHITNGEFAGKGLDEIRSLVGDTWFGAKGASDNGRFPLLIKLLDCNDDLSIQVHPNDHYDRLPKGELGKTEMWYVLDAKPGAKIIYGLEPGVDREALAAAIEEGRIMECLQEVSVKAGDTFYIPAGTVHALCAGVVVAEIQQNSDTTYRLYDYNRPGLDGQMRELHIEDSLNVIAYEDTGATRMSTDGAQAGQWLTLASSPYFVTDKGVVDGKWDQATNGESFVVLIVAEGTGSIDWSQGHVDAKAGDCFLIPANLGSYSLDGEMTILRSLLP; translated from the coding sequence GTGAATAATACAAAACCTTATCCGCTACATTTCAAACCAGAATTTAAAGAAAGAGTATGGGGCGGACGCGCGCTAGAACGATTTGGTTTCGATGTTCCCCAGGGCGCAATTGGCGAAGGCTGGATGATCGCCGATCATCCGAACGGAATTTCACATATTACGAATGGCGAATTCGCGGGCAAAGGCTTGGACGAAATTCGTTCACTCGTTGGTGATACTTGGTTTGGTGCCAAGGGCGCTTCCGACAATGGACGTTTCCCATTGCTGATTAAGCTACTCGATTGTAACGATGATCTATCGATCCAAGTACACCCAAACGACCATTATGACCGCTTGCCGAAGGGCGAGCTTGGGAAGACAGAAATGTGGTACGTGCTTGATGCAAAGCCAGGCGCAAAAATTATTTATGGACTTGAGCCCGGAGTAGATCGCGAAGCATTGGCTGCTGCTATTGAAGAAGGTCGGATTATGGAATGTTTGCAAGAGGTTAGCGTTAAAGCTGGCGATACATTCTATATCCCTGCAGGAACGGTACATGCACTATGTGCGGGTGTAGTCGTTGCTGAAATTCAACAAAACTCAGATACAACCTATCGACTTTACGACTATAACCGCCCCGGCTTAGATGGACAAATGCGAGAGCTTCATATTGAAGACTCACTCAACGTTATCGCTTATGAAGATACAGGAGCGACAAGAATGTCCACTGATGGGGCACAGGCAGGTCAATGGCTTACTCTTGCGTCCTCACCTTATTTCGTAACCGATAAAGGTGTCGTCGATGGCAAATGGGATCAAGCAACGAATGGCGAAAGCTTTGTCGTATTAATCGTCGCCGAAGGAACGGGCAGCATCGATTGGTCACAAGGCCATGTTGACGCTAAAGCTGGGGACTGCTTCCTCATTCCAGCCAACCTAGGCTCCTATTCTTTAGATGGTGAAATGACGATTCTACGCAGTCTACTGCCTTAA
- a CDS encoding VOC family protein codes for MAVRKIEHVGIMVSSIENSIPFYKEVIGLSHLETITHTNGVIRLAFLAFPNSPDTEVELIEGFDGEVAQAGRVHHIAFTVDQLDDEFARLRGLSVQGIDKEITTLPNGSRYFFFNGPDGEAIEFFETTRGGK; via the coding sequence ATGGCAGTACGTAAAATTGAACACGTAGGCATTATGGTTAGCTCCATAGAAAATTCGATTCCCTTTTACAAGGAAGTTATCGGTCTGTCTCATCTAGAGACAATCACACATACGAATGGTGTCATTCGACTTGCTTTTCTAGCATTTCCAAACTCACCTGACACTGAAGTTGAGCTCATTGAAGGATTTGATGGTGAAGTCGCACAAGCGGGTCGCGTTCATCACATCGCTTTTACTGTAGATCAATTAGATGATGAGTTTGCACGCCTTCGCGGATTATCTGTTCAAGGCATCGACAAGGAAATCACAACGTTGCCTAATGGTAGCCGTTACTTCTTCTTTAACGGACCAGACGGTGAAGCCATCGAATTTTTCGAAACAACAAGAGGGGGCAAATAA
- a CDS encoding class I SAM-dependent methyltransferase, translated as MGFLSVLSQAQRYVAEHIRPGDAVIDATAGNGVDTLFLSKATGAKGHVFAFDIQATAIEQTRNRLQTASDTKITLSSVTLLNAGHETMIAAIPPALHGNIAAVMFNLGYLPGAQQTIITQTNTTLLALNAALTLLRSSGILTIVVYPGHEGGDSEAKAVEKWAEAIPTSVAQCVIYRFPQKLTAPYLIAVTKK; from the coding sequence ATGGGCTTCCTTTCTGTGCTAAGCCAAGCTCAGCGCTATGTTGCCGAGCATATTCGTCCTGGAGACGCCGTTATTGATGCAACAGCAGGCAATGGAGTTGATACGCTATTTCTCTCTAAGGCAACTGGAGCGAAAGGGCATGTTTTCGCCTTTGACATTCAAGCAACGGCAATTGAACAAACCCGCAATCGACTTCAAACAGCTAGTGATACAAAAATTACACTTTCTTCAGTTACTTTGTTGAACGCCGGACATGAGACAATGATTGCCGCGATCCCTCCGGCTCTTCACGGAAATATCGCCGCGGTTATGTTTAATCTTGGCTATTTGCCTGGAGCTCAGCAAACCATTATTACTCAGACGAATACGACATTGTTAGCGCTCAATGCAGCACTTACACTTCTTCGTAGCAGTGGAATTTTGACGATTGTCGTATATCCAGGACATGAAGGTGGCGACTCAGAGGCGAAAGCAGTTGAGAAATGGGCTGAAGCTATTCCTACTTCCGTCGCACAATGCGTGATCTATCGCTTTCCACAGAAGCTTACCGCCCCTTACTTAATCGCTGTAACAAAGAAATAA
- a CDS encoding TIGR01212 family radical SAM protein (This family includes YhcC from E. coli K-12, an uncharacterized radical SAM protein.), with amino-acid sequence MTNLNIDNQTPLLWSDKRFHTWNSEMRERFGTKTFKVMLDAGFTCPNRDGNIATGGCTFCSTRGSGDFAGSRRDDLVTQFNNVRDRQHLKWPEAKYIGYFQAYTNTYAPLATLREYYEVILEQPGVVGLSIATRPDCLPDDVVDYLAELNERTYLWVEMGLQTIHETTSQLINRAHDTACFKDAVERLRARGIRVCAHIIHGLPGETHEMMLATGQAVAEMDVQGIKIHLLHLMRKTPMVRQWNDGLLRFLEMDEYVSLVVDTLELLPPDMIVHRLTGDAPRDLLIGPMWSLRKWEVLNAIDAELIRRNTWQGKLWKGR; translated from the coding sequence ATGACTAACTTAAATATTGACAATCAGACGCCACTATTGTGGAGTGACAAAAGGTTTCACACATGGAATTCAGAGATGCGTGAAAGGTTCGGAACGAAGACGTTTAAAGTAATGCTTGATGCAGGGTTTACTTGTCCAAACCGTGATGGTAACATCGCCACAGGCGGATGTACATTTTGCAGCACGCGGGGGTCTGGTGATTTCGCCGGAAGCAGACGAGATGATCTTGTTACCCAGTTCAATAACGTACGAGATCGCCAACATTTGAAATGGCCTGAGGCAAAGTATATCGGCTATTTCCAAGCTTACACGAATACTTATGCGCCACTTGCGACACTACGTGAATATTACGAAGTCATCTTGGAACAACCTGGTGTCGTTGGTCTATCCATTGCAACAAGGCCAGATTGCTTGCCTGATGATGTTGTCGATTATTTAGCAGAGCTTAATGAGCGTACTTACTTGTGGGTTGAAATGGGGCTTCAGACGATCCATGAAACGACCTCCCAGTTAATTAATCGTGCACATGATACTGCTTGTTTCAAAGATGCCGTTGAACGGCTAAGAGCACGCGGGATTCGCGTATGTGCTCATATTATTCACGGTTTGCCAGGTGAGACGCATGAGATGATGCTGGCAACAGGTCAAGCTGTCGCCGAGATGGACGTACAGGGCATTAAAATTCATTTACTACATCTAATGCGAAAAACGCCCATGGTACGTCAATGGAACGATGGCTTACTGCGATTCCTTGAGATGGATGAGTACGTTAGTCTAGTTGTGGATACATTGGAGTTGCTGCCACCGGATATGATCGTACATCGATTAACCGGCGATGCACCTAGAGATTTGCTTATTGGTCCCATGTGGAGCTTGCGCAAATGGGAAGTATTGAATGCGATAGACGCCGAGCTCATACGACGGAATACGTGGCAGGGCAAGCTGTGGAAAGGACGTTAA
- a CDS encoding MarR family transcriptional regulator: MINRAELLESYAENHVIHRRLFDAEWNRQNTTGLTYSQKSILILLNREGPKQSKHFVTELSITSGGITGITDKLLKEGYIQRSYDVTRDRRAVVYEITESGRSILKELEMVYEKVLTTVFAAISDAEVAMLEHIYRKLTVN, encoded by the coding sequence ATGATTAATCGCGCTGAGTTGCTAGAATCCTATGCGGAAAACCATGTCATTCATCGTAGATTATTCGATGCAGAGTGGAATCGTCAGAATACGACTGGACTCACCTATTCGCAGAAATCTATTTTGATTCTCTTAAATCGTGAAGGTCCTAAACAGTCGAAACACTTTGTTACTGAGCTGTCGATTACTTCAGGCGGTATTACTGGAATTACAGATAAGCTACTTAAAGAGGGCTATATTCAACGATCTTATGATGTGACGCGAGATCGAAGAGCTGTCGTTTATGAAATTACAGAAAGCGGAAGAAGCATCCTGAAAGAGCTCGAAATGGTTTACGAAAAAGTGTTGACAACCGTTTTTGCTGCGATCTCGGATGCAGAGGTCGCGATGCTAGAGCATATCTATCGAAAACTTACGGTCAACTGA
- a CDS encoding cupredoxin domain-containing protein: MKKSAKTLMTLVALTSAIALSACGSNNNTATPSTSAPAATESATATSEAPAAEAKTIEVKLTATNWKFDVDTIEANVGDTIRVTLVNETGMHAVKFGDLNVEVKNGETKEFVVDKAGTFEFHCSITCGQGHDNMTGNLVVA; this comes from the coding sequence TTGAAAAAATCTGCAAAAACTTTAATGACGCTCGTCGCTCTAACTTCAGCCATCGCTTTAAGTGCATGTGGTAGCAACAATAACACCGCAACACCATCCACATCCGCTCCAGCAGCAACTGAATCTGCTACTGCAACGAGTGAAGCACCAGCAGCAGAAGCTAAGACGATCGAAGTAAAGCTTACTGCAACGAACTGGAAGTTCGATGTAGATACAATTGAAGCTAACGTTGGCGACACGATCAGAGTAACTCTCGTTAATGAGACAGGTATGCACGCTGTCAAGTTTGGTGATCTTAATGTTGAAGTGAAGAACGGTGAAACCAAAGAATTCGTTGTAGATAAAGCGGGTACATTTGAATTTCATTGCTCCATTACTTGTGGTCAAGGACACGACAACATGACTGGAAACCTCGTTGTAGCTTAA
- a CDS encoding PQQ-binding-like beta-propeller repeat protein — protein sequence MKKSLTVVSAVLAASLTLSACSTKNNNAETASPSESPSASPTASGTTASYENFPSVHYNLASTRHVPFTEITKENVNDLGVVWSLDVKSVDATIPNGSQNYATVIDGIAYVSTSKNHVFALNAVTGEQLWHWVPDDTLYENSKLVPIVANRGVAVAEGKVFMLMLDNRVVAIDQKTGETVKIVKISDAVDGATVEAGYYETSAPVYYKGNIYIGSSGSDNGVRGFVMAYKASDLTAAWDAPFWTVPPKGEEWLKTAKFDGGGAVWGPITIDEETGIMYFGTGNPAPDFYGAVRPGANPHTDSVVALDSATGKLIWAKEEINHDLWDYDAASSPLLIKANINGTERKVVTHGGKSGLWFAWDAATGDVVYDKVQFAKKVDHPDPTVEGVMVYPGIYGGQNYAAGTYDPNSNYALIPGIESPTIMKTQAEGQEEVNSYGTGFGAVPEDIVPFGTVTAIDVSTGKVAYQYDTDHEMRGGFTSTASGLAFYGELNGKFRALDIQAGKVAWEFQTTGDNIMSAPSIFTVGGKEYILQTTGGTKPQIIVFALGGDKTQGKTSEEIEKGAHD from the coding sequence TTGAAGAAGTCACTAACCGTTGTAAGTGCAGTGCTTGCGGCCAGCCTTACATTATCCGCATGTTCTACCAAAAACAACAACGCAGAAACAGCATCACCTTCGGAATCACCTTCCGCATCACCAACAGCAAGTGGAACGACAGCATCATATGAGAACTTTCCAAGTGTGCACTATAACTTAGCAAGTACTCGTCACGTACCATTCACTGAAATAACTAAAGAGAATGTGAATGATCTTGGTGTGGTATGGTCGCTTGATGTTAAGTCAGTTGATGCAACCATCCCGAATGGTAGTCAGAATTATGCAACGGTCATTGATGGGATTGCTTATGTATCTACAAGTAAAAACCATGTCTTCGCACTAAATGCTGTCACGGGTGAACAATTGTGGCACTGGGTTCCTGACGACACCCTATATGAAAATTCGAAGCTTGTCCCCATCGTGGCCAATCGAGGTGTTGCAGTAGCAGAAGGCAAAGTATTCATGCTCATGCTTGACAATCGGGTTGTTGCGATTGATCAGAAGACGGGTGAAACGGTTAAGATCGTTAAAATCTCAGATGCAGTGGATGGTGCGACCGTTGAAGCTGGATATTATGAAACCAGTGCACCGGTGTATTACAAAGGGAATATTTACATCGGAAGCTCAGGTAGCGACAATGGTGTGCGTGGGTTCGTTATGGCATATAAGGCCAGTGACTTGACTGCTGCATGGGATGCACCATTCTGGACCGTTCCACCGAAAGGTGAAGAATGGTTGAAGACCGCTAAATTTGATGGTGGTGGTGCTGTTTGGGGGCCGATTACTATTGATGAAGAAACAGGCATCATGTACTTCGGAACGGGAAATCCAGCTCCAGACTTTTACGGTGCAGTTCGTCCAGGTGCAAATCCGCATACAGATTCAGTAGTTGCACTGGATAGTGCGACAGGTAAGCTTATATGGGCGAAAGAAGAGATCAACCATGACCTCTGGGACTATGATGCAGCATCATCCCCTTTACTGATCAAGGCCAACATTAATGGTACAGAACGTAAAGTGGTTACCCACGGTGGAAAGTCAGGCTTATGGTTTGCATGGGATGCGGCGACAGGTGATGTGGTCTATGACAAAGTGCAATTCGCCAAGAAGGTTGATCACCCTGATCCAACCGTAGAAGGCGTCATGGTCTACCCTGGAATATATGGGGGGCAAAACTATGCTGCAGGCACGTATGACCCTAATTCAAACTATGCTCTGATCCCAGGTATCGAATCTCCAACTATTATGAAGACTCAGGCTGAAGGACAAGAAGAGGTGAATTCATATGGTACTGGGTTTGGTGCAGTGCCAGAAGATATTGTTCCATTCGGGACGGTGACAGCTATCGATGTGAGTACAGGGAAGGTAGCATACCAATATGATACCGATCATGAAATGCGTGGAGGCTTTACAAGTACTGCATCTGGACTTGCCTTCTATGGTGAGTTGAACGGAAAATTCCGCGCCCTTGATATACAAGCAGGAAAAGTTGCATGGGAATTCCAGACAACAGGAGACAACATCATGTCAGCGCCATCGATCTTTACTGTAGGTGGTAAAGAGTATATCTTGCAGACAACTGGGGGGACGAAGCCACAAATTATCGTGTTCGCTCTAGGTGGAGATAAGACACAAGGTAAAACATCAGAAGAAATAGAAAAAGGAGCTCACGACTGA
- the trmB gene encoding tRNA (guanosine(46)-N7)-methyltransferase TrmB encodes MSLRLRGRKNIRESLEQQPELVVLDPQTLKGRWHEFFGNDHPIHIECGMGKGQFISRMSVNNPEINYIGMDIYDELIRRGSEKARALWKSEKNADNVPNLALVRGNVELLDEMFEPGELERIYLNFSDPWPKAKHARRRLTHPRFLEKYKHVLSEIGEIHFKTDSLTLFEFSLNSFSNTELQMRNISLDLHRTEIREDLVLTEYETKFVGQGMPIYRLEAVIGKEVQAAHRRKVAEDLEHEMRRVHVKDEEE; translated from the coding sequence ATGAGCTTAAGACTTCGTGGTAGAAAAAATATACGGGAAAGCTTGGAGCAACAGCCTGAGCTAGTCGTACTTGATCCACAAACGCTGAAGGGGCGATGGCACGAGTTCTTCGGGAATGACCACCCCATTCATATTGAATGTGGGATGGGGAAAGGGCAGTTCATTAGCCGTATGAGCGTTAACAATCCAGAGATCAACTATATCGGGATGGACATCTATGATGAGTTGATTAGACGAGGCAGCGAAAAGGCAAGAGCACTCTGGAAATCGGAAAAGAATGCTGACAATGTACCGAATTTGGCACTAGTGAGAGGGAATGTTGAGCTACTTGATGAGATGTTTGAGCCAGGAGAGCTAGAGCGGATCTATCTCAACTTCAGCGATCCATGGCCGAAGGCGAAGCATGCGAGACGTCGACTTACACACCCTCGGTTTCTGGAAAAGTACAAGCACGTCCTTAGTGAGATTGGAGAAATTCATTTCAAGACCGATTCGCTCACACTATTCGAATTTTCCTTGAACAGCTTCTCTAATACTGAGCTTCAGATGCGCAATATCTCACTTGATCTTCATCGTACCGAAATTCGCGAGGATCTCGTATTAACAGAGTATGAGACGAAATTCGTCGGTCAAGGAATGCCGATCTATCGGTTGGAGGCAGTTATAGGGAAGGAAGTTCAAGCGGCGCACCGTCGTAAAGTTGCGGAGGATCTGGAGCATGAGATGCGAAGAGTCCATGTGAAAGACGAGGAAGAATAA